Sequence from the Acropora muricata isolate sample 2 chromosome 10, ASM3666990v1, whole genome shotgun sequence genome:
catttataataatattaaataatttaTGGCCAACAGGGGCCTGTATGACATCAACTGAACATGAAAACCAAACCGATACCACAGGGTCATATATGGCCCACATCACTCCTTTTGGCAATTATAGGGAAAACGACAACAACTCAATCAACTTACTTTGCTTCTTCAATTGCTTCCAGTCTGACTTTCTCCTGAAACTTGTGCCGCTCAGCAATTGTCTTTTGGTACCTTGACACTGGTGCCGGCTGGACCTGAAAGCCAGAAGTTTTCCATTGAGGTTCCCTCTTCAGTTTgagggaattaaaaaaaaaggccattCTTGCAAAGAACAACAAAGGTCACTATGTGACAAAAAGCAATGAACAGGCTGTTTTTCAACAACCATGGAGGAGTGAAACACAAACGATAGTTTTTATTAGTAGAGCTTTTATTAGTAGAGCTTTGTAAAATCTTTATAGTACTAGTAACATGACCCTTATCAATCTGCATGACTCCAAATTTTCAAGTGTCACTTCCTCTCCAACACTGCAGCATGGTTTTTTAGAAACCAAACATTTTGCAACTTACATGTGCTCCACTGTCAAAGGTATTGCTGTTATTAGGGAACTTGCTGGTACCCTCTGTATTCTCCTGTGGCACAACTTCCACCTGCTGTAATTTTACTATTTCTTCATAAGGATTCTGGTTTATCctaacaaaatataaaaaaaaaaaatgatgctcTAAATGGGTTAGATTCTTTGTTTATGCAATTCACTATAATTTATAATAAAGTAATAAAAGAAATTATCAATGACAACAGCatgcaatgaaaaaaaagaacaacactTTAAAGGTTTACCAATCAATTGCAGGCTGAACTCCTTCATTTTTTGTTGCAATCAGAGCTTTCTCAGCAGCAGTGACATTATAACCTGAAAGTTTGGCAAAACGAGAGCATTTAACTGCATGGAGAGACCTTAGTTCTAtgtatttcttgccagaagtgatggtgattGAAGTGAGTGAGATTTTGTGATCTGAAGTCTGCATGCATCTATTTGAACAAAATCCAGGATGTATCTCCATGCTGGAGCACTAATACAATAGCTATATGTACAGTAGAAAATAACTTTATACAGAATCAACACTGCTTTGAAATTGAGACAAATAGTCATATCTCAAAATGCATGTTTGGGTCACTCATTATTGACTCCTTAGAAAGTGAATAATgctcagtaattattattatttctagtTAGTGGGCTAATCAGATTGCTTTAAAGACCAAGTTCACAGAGTGAGTATACAGCACATATAAAACAATTTCAAGTATTAATTTGACACAACCTGTGCATTTCACAATGGTGACACGTTCCCAGCTATTTTGTCTCCCAGTTATTGAGGATCAGAAAATCCTTAATACTTTGTCACCAGAGCTTTTtgtcacaaaaacaaaataagccAACAGAAAACAAGAATAATttataaataacaattattatttataatttgGTTCACACCCAGTGCATATACAGTAATAAGTTGTAAGTCATGAGCTCAAAATGAGTTAAATTTTACTTAGCTTACTGTACCCATTTCCTTCATGTATGACAACAAAGTTAGATCCGCTTTGATATCTTGATCAAACAAGCTATCCACTGAAATGacacaaaaatattaatagGTATTAAATATATGGTGCTTCCACTGATTCTGTAGTATATAAatatttatacaataacaaaaccaatgcacgcgttctgattggtcaatcagctatggtttattgtgccggtaaacccatggaaaaatcgagcgtcttctgaattattatataaaagaaattcgtaaatcactcgcctgcggttcgtgatttacaaattcttctcgtgttctaccaacatcccgcgtggtttatcagcctataaaccatagaaacttgtggtctattgcttaaatttaCAACCtagtacaaaattaataaaaatcatTTCCACCTACATTACCAAGTCAGCTAGTTAAATGCACATTGCAAAAATTAATTGTTTCATAGGTATGGATACCAGCTAACTTTTTCCAGTTTCACAGAAGCAAGTACCCTGTCAGACTCAATGTCCTATGAATTCTAGTCCCTTGCTTTGTGGAAACGAGGTTAAATTTTATATCTGGGATTGGTGCCAAGACTGATTTTGATTGTCCTTGAGAATAAACTTGCCTTTTTGTGAGTTAAGTTTCAGCACTGTGCTTTTATCGTTTGTGTGCAAAGAGCCACTGACATTACGTTTCCTTGCTTCATTTGCAGACGAAACTCCAAATGCTTCATCAAGCAACAGTTTAGTTCCATCCAACTTTATTGAAGATGGAAGAACAAGAAATTCCCCTTCCtggaaaaatagcaaaaaccatgacacaaacaaaaatgaaaaatacatacAGTCTATCCTAAAGAAGAAATGTCTGTAAATCATGATATTGATACTGCAACCTACATGTACTCTACTCTAAGTAATTTCCAGCTATGGTCTATAataatgattaataataattaatagtaCTAATAATTactgatatttacccaggaagctccactaaCCCGAAAGTgcttttcagggaggtcctccatccgatcaaattggaatttggaaatgttgagttttgaggagaggggaaaaccggtgaacctggagaaaaacctcttggagtagagtaaagaaccaacaacaaacttgaCCCACTCGCGGCCGTGAGTCCTTATTCGAAACCTGGGCCACgtaggtgggaggcgagtgcaatcaccactatgACATCCCTGCTCCCCTATTGCCGTGTCAAGACTCTGGGAGTGGTCTTGATCCAcagagaagaaacaagaaaaacctAATGTTGGTCATTTTGTTACCAAGGTAATCATGATGACAAAATGAACTAAGGGAAAACAGCTGGACTGCCTGTGAATGCACTATTTAGTGCTTACAACTTTCTTCAAAGCCATTTAATACCTGTTCAAATcctgaaagcaaaagaaaagtcCGAGCCTGCTCCAGTTGCCAGATGGATGAATAAAACTTTGGATTAcctaaaatttgaaaagtcaTGTATACTTCCTTGAATTATTGATTGTTTCATGCTACTGGAACATGCTAAGTCATGACATCAGTCTGcctaccgtaaacgtccatgtataagccgcttccatagataagccgcacccccgatttcgaagtgcagaatttggaaaaaaataaaaacaacacagtctgaagtttcagtaaagttgtattgctacaaacaaccaaggacaaacaatcaaggtttcgaaacaccgacatagaagtaaCAAaatgtggctatctttcacatttatcaagtctagaaaaagcgaaatgtcatttgttgtaccttctttttcattgaaattttcaccatctttaacttaaaatgctctttcgatccgatttttcaagattatcacttcgaaacacgccacaaagttgaattccttcggcattaaaaacgcaaacgaagaagtgctttggtggagctaagctttaaatgttgggagacgtctgggcctgagcctggcctcgacatcgtgtgggcatgaacagaaagctcttcggggataccacgtgtataaatacgtctggaaacccacattaggctaaaaacttcacgcagaacaggagcctgataacttttgaagagcaagattcgctgataaacactcaaaGACTCCCTTAACTaaagcaacacgctctcagtttcttttatgtttctttttcggcaccttaagaagttttatgaatattaagtaggtttttgagaacgccaaacatagatgtatccatggataagccgcaccctcgatttttggcttcaattttgtgaaaaaaagtgcggcttatacatagACGTTTACGGTATATAGCTTCATTGAGGTTCTTTGTgaggcaaaaaaataagaaaatctcaatatttttttcttatatatTACCAAAAAGGGAACTTGCTTGATCATTAGCTAGTTCATTGCAGTGCTTAGAATCATTTATACTTAATTGAAATTGAGTAAAAGAGTTTGGTaagtattaatttttacaattaatattatttttttgtgtggtaataataattattaattagtaattaGGCTTCAGGAACTAAAAAGTAACACCTTACAGAGAGTGCAGCCTCAGCATCTCTCACGTGGTACTTCAATCTGAAATGAATGCAGATATAGTCTGGACAAGGTTTGAATGAGATCAAAAGTAAACTGAACTTAAGACTTTTAtccaaaataatattataacaatTTCTTATTAGACCTGCTTAGAAATCATTCTCTcctttcattcttttttcaaGTACAACAAAATATCACTTTTCTTTCATGCCGTTAACAGTTGTTACTTTGTTACTTATATGCTTCtgctaatagaccttttcataGAAGACAGTCACCACTACTACAGGGCAACAAACTCTTCTAGATAATCCGAGAGACTCCTTATTTTGGACAGTATATCCTGGGCCCTAGATTGGAGCCTGAAATTTCCCAAGTAATATTGCTGAAGTTTGACATTTCTTGTGAGATTCGGAGTCAATGAGAGTTTTTATACATTAGTCACATAATATGACATTATAAGCATTTTGATGTCATCCATCATCCCTTCCCTATCACTCTCCAAAGGCTGAAGAGCACTATCCACTctatccactgaataactcaatagagcatttttcatttgtgtgcttagttgcctggcctttgaatgaaaatagaTACAAATTCACTTCCCAGAGACCACCAATGGACCATTTTGCAGCTACTTGCTTAGATGGCAgtcctttgaatgaaagtgaggctggaggtgaccttgttttgatagaaaactcactgcttttcttacgtAAATTGCTACTAATTAGCAATTGAGACTTAAGAAAatcagggaggtttctatcaaaacaaggttacCTCcggcctcactttcattcaaaggactggcaactaagcaagcaaccgcAAAATGGTCCATTAGTGGTCTCAGTGGGTAGTGAATTTGTATCTATTGATGAGCACTGTCTAAACTTTCCAAAACTGCAGATAAAACTTACTTATCCTTATTCTCCTGAATTTTTGATTCTGAGGATCTTTAACAATGTTGTTGAAATAAACTTGTATCAACGAGAGTGCATTTTTGGCCTCATCTGTCCCGGAGATTGCCCTGAAGGCATCCTgtaacacacacaaaaacacaaaatgtAAACGATGTTGCCGAGTAAAATTGCAAACAACATTGCCGTATTGTACTGTCCAACCATTCAACAAATGAAGCCTGAAAATTAGCTTGCAATAAttgcaaatgaaagaaagttttttACCAATGCATTCTCCATTACTAAGCCGGCGAGAAATTGACCAGCGGTTAGTGAAGTTTGCCAAGCATGCGTAGTGCATTTTATCATCATAAAGGACGTTGACTATCATTGTTGCAAGGTTGAGGCGGCGGTCGATTATCTTTCCGTGAAAAGAATTCCACTTTCTTCAAAATGGTATGACTATCGTGCATAGTTGTGCCAATGGTATTATTCATCTGGCACAAGTTTATCCAGCCCCTCGTTGACAGATGGTACGGCAAACCGAAACTCGAAAGCAGTAAAGTAGAGGGTGGAGGTGTGAAAGAATCAAGCCTCAAGGTGCGTATTATTTTTTAGCTTTTACTGTGCCATTTCGATTTCAATAATAACTCCATAAGTAtccttaatttttgttttaattcaaaatcaatcTTAGCAAACAGTGTAGCGCAGAATCATGTGATTTTATATCAAAGTTGTTTCCAATTCGAAGAAACATGTCGTCGGAATTGCTGTCGCCTCTAAAACTTGTCATTACGTGTTTGGAATTAACTCCTTCAAACCTAGGAATACGTCCCTATATTGTAATTCTGCGTAGACGATCTACTGTGTGTTTAGGAACCTGGTTACTTTAAGTGGCATCTATTTTAGGGGAATGCTTTAATCCTCACGCTTTTAGTTACACATGATGTAACTTTCCAGTCGGTTTTGTCATAAAATCGTAACGCCGCATCGAGGCCCTGTATGTAGAAGATTTATTCAGGTTGCACGGTAATTAAATGTATTTCACACCTCGAGGCATGAAAATTTACGGAAAGAATGTACTATGAAGTCTTTGTTGCTTTATTGGGAATATTCAGTAAATTGCCGTTAATATTGCATTATATTTGGCTTATCAATTTCAGTAATGTCCGCCCAATAAATTAAATGTAGGTTGTATAGGCCCTGCTCATTAAGAAACCATTGTTATTTGATGAATTGAGTTCTTCACAagacctttttaattttttttgtgaacaaAACAGTATGCTCTTTAAAGTATTCAAAGATTTTAATGGCATGCCTGTCAACTTGACTGATGAGGTttgaaaaaatatgttttaaaaaCTCTTCTAAGGATTCTTTGTTACAAATGTGGTATTGTTGAGGAATGGCAGGTATCTTGAGGGCTAATTGAACAAAGCACCGGTGATACAATCATTTTGTCAATTAAAGTAATGAAAGTCAATATTATTGGTGCAGTGGTGTCAAAAGATGCCGAGTGTCAGCGAGAATATATGCCTACTTACTCTAATTATTGGGAGGCCAAACATAATCTGCTGGAATGTGCCTTAAATGCAATGAGTAAATTCCTAGTAAGTATATTATGATACAACACTGTACCAATATTATTGGTACAGTGTTGTTAAAAGATGCCAGCAAGAACCTCCTACTTACTCTAATTATTATAATTGATAGGCCAGACATAATGTGCTGGACTGTTTTTGAAAGAGTGAATGTACTGTTCCTGAAATGCAATGAGTAATTCCTTGAATGCCTTATACAGTAATTTTTGCACATGAAACTTTAGCGTCACAATAATCAAGCTTAAACTCATCActaatagatgagcttggggaaggtgCCTATGAAAGTGGATGGGGCTGCCAAGCAAAATGTGAGCCTCAAGCAGGATGTGCAGGTATCCTTGGTAACCTAGAGAGTGGCAACCACCACCATGCACTGTCACACTGAGAAACTCAGAGCAGATACTTTCCAACCTCCATCTTCACCATGAccaaaaaagaggaaacaagGTGGGATGGGCAAACTACCGCACAAAAGCAAGATTTGGTGCTTGAAAGGACTGCACAACCTTTTAAAGCGAGTATGGGTCATTTGAAGCTTGGCAAAAACCTGTATGTCTGATAGGGGTGCATGATCCAGGATTACTAATGACCAGACCAGCTTGATTTTAACTTAGCCTATGTAAATGTCCTTTTGGGATGTCAAATTTTCAGataataccgtaaacgtccgtgtataagccgcatccatagataagccgcacccccgatttcgaagtgcagaatttggtaaaaaataaaaacaacacagcctgaagtttcagtaaagttgtattgctacaaacaaccaaggacaaacaatcaaggtttcgaaacaccgacatagaagtaaCAAAATGTGGTTATCTTTCAGATTTATCAAGTCtagaaaaagcgaaatgtcatttgttgtaccttctttttcattgaaattttgaccatctttaacttaaaatgctctttcaatccgatttttcaagattatcacttcgaaacacaccacaaagttgaattccttcggcataaaaaaagcaaaggaagaagtgctttggcggagctaagctttaaatgttgggaggagtctgggcctgagcctggcctggacatcgtgtgggcataaacagaaagctcttcggggataccacctgtataaatacgtctggaaacccgcattaggctaaaaacttcacgcagaacaggagcctgataactttgacgaatttgccatgaagctagtaaaaaacaacgaaacagttggccatttacctcgcgaattttgtggtactatatcgcacgtggcggaaagatacgcgtggcagtgactggctgcagacgtttatttgtttgaGTAAAGCGAACAATTAATCGCTTGagggaacttttgaagagcaagattccctgataaacactcgaagactcctttaactacagcaacacgctctcagtttcttttatgtttctttctcggcgcCTTAAGAAATTTTATgcatattaagtaggtttttgagaacgccaaacatagatgtatccatggataagctgcaacctcgatttttggcttcaattttgtgaaaaaaagtgcggcttatacatggacgtttacagTAGATATCTGAAAATTTCACTTGACCAGGGCCAATTTGTGATTGGCTAGAGCAGTGCTGGGGTGGCAGCTGTTTTGAAATGAGGTGTTTTGTGATTTttaaataactgtaaatgatatGTATAGAATTAAATCTTTTTAACTTCGTTGTAGTTATAATGTATAGATGGATGTTTTGAGTATTTTTGTAGTTTGTGATGTGATTATTTAACTGTTGTGTGTAATATGTGTTAGTAAAATTGAACTAGTGgtcaatgctgtgttctgattggttaagctactactaggctatatgttatagcccactagtagtgaaaagcCTCTAGTCAGCCTCATGGGCTGTTGACTCAGAGCTCATTCAGGCacaagaaataattgttaaataaaataataatttagatAATGCTTATTATATTTCTCTAAGGGATGTAGATTTCTACATATTTCTGAAttgtaattatttaaaaaaaatacattatacactgtaaataaaaaaaagcttgGTTGGTCACAATGAAATTATTGTTCAGTATTGATGGGTATTCCTACAGTATGCAAAAAATGTTCAATAATTATATGATTAGCATAACTGTCAAATAGCCCAAAAATGGCATGTAATCACAATTCAAAGTGTGAGGACATCAAACGTTCTGGAGGTGCCTCCCATCCCCTCTAAGCAACTGCATAAATGTGCAATTTATGCAGTAAGGTCCCTGTGTTAGTTTCAGTAAAAAATATAGAACAATTTATAACTAGTGGGTGTAATAatcatttataataataatattattattaataatatttgtcattattattaatagtattaTTGTGTTTCTGTCCTTTATCTTTATTAGGAGCCACTGAGCAATGGTGGAGTGAACTCTGTTTTGCCACCTGCTGAAAATGGTTTAGTGACTGACAATTTGAGTGGTCATG
This genomic interval carries:
- the LOC136888502 gene encoding UBX domain-containing protein 1-like — protein: MENALDAFRAISGTDEAKNALSLIQVYFNNIVKDPQNQKFRRIRISNPKFYSSIWQLEQARTFLLLSGFEQEGEFLVLPSSIKLDGTKLLLDEAFGVSSANEARKRNVSGSLHTNDKSTVLKLNSQKVDSLFDQDIKADLTLLSYMKEMGYNVTAAEKALIATKNEGVQPAIDWINQNPYEEIVKLQQVEVVPQENTEGTSKFPNNSNTFDSGAHVQPAPVSRYQKTIAERHKFQEKVRLEAIEEAKLEKQRKKLQREYLLKDLKDEKDEKLEKAKHAKLAAESSSETSTSVAVDQAIHDGESLLIDLKIRLPDGEVLSISLSSDSTIETLYQEVRRLWPENGEQQVSCDFVLMTSFPQRRITDMENSLASAGLGRRAALVVQRLHEQGRLTQGGGTESDSNNGKD